Sequence from the Collinsella aerofaciens ATCC 25986 genome:
TGGTGTGCCATCCCGCCCATGGCCACGAGAGCGGCACCCTTGCGAACGCTCTGGTCTACCACTGTGGCATCGACCATCTTGGTACCGTGCAGGGTGAGGACCGCCCCGGGATTGTGCATCGTTTGGATCGCGATACCTCGGGTCTCATGCTTGCGGCAAAGGACGACGACACCCAGCGCGCGCTCCAAAATCTTATCCGTACACGCACGCTCGACCGTCGTTACATTACGCTCGTTCACGGTCATATCGCTATGGATGAGGGCACCATTAACACCGGCATTGCCCGTTCTACGCGTGACCGTGTCAAGATGGCGGTATCCGATGATCCCTTTGCGCGCCAAGCCATCACGACCTTTAAGGTCCTCGAGCGCTTCGATTCCACACGTTTTGACGACGGCTATACGCTCGTCGAGTGCCACCTGTTTACGGGCCGCACACATCAGATTCGCGTGCATATGCGCCATATCAACCACGCCTGCGTGGGCGATCCACTTTACGGTAAGTGCGATGCACGCGCCGACCAGGGTCTGACCAGGCAGTTTCTGCATTCCTGGCGCGTGGCGTTCGAACATCCCGTGACGGGGGAGCGCATTGAGTGCCGCGACGAGTTGCCGTGGGATCTCGCTGCGGTTCTCGACGATCTGGCTCCGCGCTCGCTCGGTCGCACTGCCGCCGGCGACGACATCGTCCCGCAGCTCGGCCTGCTCGAAGCCTAGCCGGTATTAGGTGGTTTCTTGAACTCGGTAAGCCTGCGGTAAGATATACGATTGTTTACGTTACGCGTTGCTGGGAGCCTGCATGCTCGCCTTTTTACAAACCAACACACCCATCGTGATCTTCAACCAGATTGTCGTCACGCTGCTCACGGTCTGCTTTCTGTACCAGGTGGTCTTCTTTGTCATTGGCGC
This genomic interval carries:
- a CDS encoding RluA family pseudouridine synthase, with amino-acid sequence MADIHILVADDCAGQRLDAYLGANDGCPTRSACAHLIEGGAVAVNGETCLSKKYAVRAGDRISVDLPEPHDPTDVIPEAIPLDIRYEDDYLIVLSKQRGLVCHPAHGHESGTLANALVYHCGIDHLGTVQGEDRPGIVHRLDRDTSGLMLAAKDDDTQRALQNLIRTRTLDRRYITLVHGHIAMDEGTINTGIARSTRDRVKMAVSDDPFARQAITTFKVLERFDSTRFDDGYTLVECHLFTGRTHQIRVHMRHINHACVGDPLYGKCDARADQGLTRQFLHSWRVAFEHPVTGERIECRDELPWDLAAVLDDLAPRSLGRTAAGDDIVPQLGLLEA